In Leptospira perdikensis, the genomic window GCACTTTCTTTGGCACTATCTTTTGCAAACTTTTCCTTTTTTTCTTTCTTACGTTGTTCTTCTATCTTCTGTTCTTCCATTTTAACGTATTCATCGAATTCGTTTGGAGCCATAAAAACTAACATTTTTTCATCATCTGATGCGTGTTCAATGAATGCACCCATGTGGCGACCGGCAATGAACACAACCTTCTCATGACCCATAAAGAGTTTCATTACTCTTTCAAAAACTTCTACTTCTTCTTTTCCAAGTTCGGGGACTACACGAACATCAAAACAGATACGTTCGGCCAGAATGGATTTTAAAAAGTTAGGAGTGAATATTTTTTTAAATTCCGGAAACACATACCGTTTAAGATTGGCGCGGCATTGAAATAGAACTCTACCATGACCCCGATCCACAACGATAAAGGACATATTGTCTCTAGTTTTTGAAGATTCGCTAAATTTATATTCTTCAATATGTGAATGAATTCGATCGAGAAGTGGTTGTTTGATCAATGGTTTTACCATATAATCTGTAAATCCAAGTGCCTTTTGGTTTGCGACAAAGTTAGCATCTTCTTTGGGAATCATAGCGAGAATTGGAATATTGTGAGTGATCACATCCCGACGAAGTTCTAAAACAAATTCTAATTCTTTTTTATCCTTAAAGGTTAAACCCATAAGAATGATATCCGGGTTTGAGGATTTTACATACTCTTGGACTGTTTGCGAAAATTTTGTTATGACAACACGTTGGCGCAAACCAAGAAAGATATTTTCCAAATCCTGTGCGGAATTTAGATCGTTTTCAATCGCCATAATGAAATGCATAATTATTTTTAAATCAAACCCTCTTCCGATGCCACTCGAAACAAATTCCCGACTTTCTTTTGTTTTTCTGACAAAATTTTATCTGTCAATACTTCTTTCACTATATCTTCGTGAATGGAATGCAGAAGATCAAAATCTCTTTTGTAATCAGACACAGTCATTTTTCCAAATAGAATGTTTGCTTGGAATTGATAGATTTGGTGCTCCATAAGGAACCGCAAGGTATCGTAATCCTCTACGGCTTCTGCGGTGATCACGGCCTCTCTGTTGTCAGCAAGACGTTTACAATAATCGATAAATGCTAAGTTGTCCAAAAACTTGATTTGATCTTCTTCGATTTTGAATTTAAAACTGATTGGATCAAGTTTGAATTCTTTAATCATAATTCCTAAATCCAAAACAATTTGATGAGACTGGCTTTTGACTCCAAAGTCGTCAGCAGCAAAACTCATTCCATGAGAATAAAAAGCATGACAAACATCCTTTAACGGATAATGGGAATCGTCATATGGTTTTTCTACCAATTCAAATCGAATGTTTTCAGGCAGTAGATCTTTGTTTTGGATTAATTTTTTCAACCGATCGACACGACCTACATGGGAAAAAGTATCAATTAATGATTGTGGCGAAATATTAAATTTTAAAAGTCCCGGAGCCCCTTCGCAGGCTATGATTAGTTTTTCTAAAATCAAAAGTTCGATTCGGTTTAGATCTTGGTCAGAAGGAATGTCATTGATTAAATCTTTGTAACCAATGTATGCTCCACCACCGAGGAATACTTCCCCCCCTTTAACAGAATAGGTTTTATCTTTTGGGTTGAAGATTACAGTGGGTTGGATCATGGCTTCATGAACCGATCCAGAAATATAGGTGTTAGCTTTGTTGTAGTAGGTCCAACTCCAACGCACTAAGTTATCGTTTAGATTTTTTTCGGAGGATTTATAAAGTTCGTTATAAATTTCATCATTATCGGAGATAAAATTAGATTGAGTTCTTGAAACTCCAAAATGAAAAGATGCAGTTTTATTTTGCATACATTGTTGTTGGAATTTACCAACAGCATTTTCAATATTAGGAAATTTTTCAATGTCCCACTCAAAGAGTGGAGAAATTCCCATGATCAATATATTTCTTTTTTCTAAGTAATGAAACCCGAAACAAATATCTTCTAAATCCAAACAGGCATAAAATTCGGTTCGGAGTAGATCCAAAAAATCAGTTAGTTCAATACCACTAATGTTTTCGAAACGAATGAGGAAGAGCGGCTTCCCTTGGTTTTCCTGGATAAAATGTTTTTTGAACACATCCAAGTCCTTCATACCAAAATAATAGGGACCTGTTAATAGTTGATTTTTCAAATGTAGCCTTCGTATATGATTTGATTCTCAAACGACTTCTTGTAAATTTATGAGAATTCAAAAGAAAAGGCAACAAGGATAGTAACTTATGTTTAGTTTTATTTGGTTTTTACTGATTGGTCTTGCAGCAGGTTGGCTTGCTGGTCGTATTTTGCGTGGAAGGGGATTTGGGATCATTGCTAATTTGGTAATTGGTGTGGTGGGTTCCTTTTTAGGAGGGATTGTATTTGGACTTTTGGGCTTTCGCTCTTATGGCCTTATTGCAGAACTGCTGGTGGCAGTGGCAGGATCGATTTTGCTGATTTTCATCGCAGGTCTGATTAAAAAAAGATAAACCCTTTGTAGTGGATTTTTCTGTAGAGCTGTAGCAAAGCAGAGGATCCCAAAATATAAGAGGCAGGGCGACATAAATCGTCCCTGCCTATGAGGGTAAGGTTTAATCTAACTCCACCCCATCGCCTAACTCAAAGTTGGAACTCACACCTTGTACGTCATCATTGGCTTCTAAGTTTTCAATGAGCTTCATCACTTTTTCAGCCGTTTCTTTGTCGTTCACTTCCACAGTAGTCATAGGGATGTATTTGATTTCCGACTCTTCCATATTCAGTCCCTTTGTGGAAAGGGCAGATTGAACTGCTTCGTATTCAGCGGGAGCTGTGATTACCGTATACATACCGTCATTGACCTGGATGTCTTCAGCACCTGCACTAAGCGCTAAATCAAATAAAGCTTCTTCAGAAATTTGGTCGGCTTTTAGGGTGATTTGACCTTTACGTTCAAAAAGACGAGAGACTGCCCCGGCATTGGCTAGGGAACCGCCAAGTTTGGTTAGAATGCTTTTAATTTCGGGAGTTGTACGTGATTTTTTGTCAGTAAGGACATCGACCATGATGGCTACGCCACCAAGTGCGTAACATTCGTACAGACACTCTTCATACACCATACCTTCAAGTCCGCCTGTTCCCTTTTTGATGGCGCGTTCGATATTGTCTTTTGGCATGTTGGCAGCTTTTGCTTTTGTTACGGCAAGGCGAAGTCTTGGATTTCCTTCTTGGTCTCCACCACCATCTTTGGCAGCTACAGAAATTTCTTTGGCAATCCTTGTAAAGATGGCGCCTCTTTTGGCGTCAAT contains:
- a CDS encoding response regulator, with product MHFIMAIENDLNSAQDLENIFLGLRQRVVITKFSQTVQEYVKSSNPDIILMGLTFKDKKELEFVLELRRDVITHNIPILAMIPKEDANFVANQKALGFTDYMVKPLIKQPLLDRIHSHIEEYKFSESSKTRDNMSFIVVDRGHGRVLFQCRANLKRYVFPEFKKIFTPNFLKSILAERICFDVRVVPELGKEEVEVFERVMKLFMGHEKVVFIAGRHMGAFIEHASDDEKMLVFMAPNEFDEYVKMEEQKIEEQRKKEKKEKFAKDSAKESAPTPPTSLGDVKIEIPIGGPTLPLTSEEPIISETPPETPPNSDSTEKPPQS
- a CDS encoding EAL domain-containing protein, which translates into the protein MKNQLLTGPYYFGMKDLDVFKKHFIQENQGKPLFLIRFENISGIELTDFLDLLRTEFYACLDLEDICFGFHYLEKRNILIMGISPLFEWDIEKFPNIENAVGKFQQQCMQNKTASFHFGVSRTQSNFISDNDEIYNELYKSSEKNLNDNLVRWSWTYYNKANTYISGSVHEAMIQPTVIFNPKDKTYSVKGGEVFLGGGAYIGYKDLINDIPSDQDLNRIELLILEKLIIACEGAPGLLKFNISPQSLIDTFSHVGRVDRLKKLIQNKDLLPENIRFELVEKPYDDSHYPLKDVCHAFYSHGMSFAADDFGVKSQSHQIVLDLGIMIKEFKLDPISFKFKIEEDQIKFLDNLAFIDYCKRLADNREAVITAEAVEDYDTLRFLMEHQIYQFQANILFGKMTVSDYKRDFDLLHSIHEDIVKEVLTDKILSEKQKKVGNLFRVASEEGLI
- a CDS encoding YebC/PmpR family DNA-binding transcriptional regulator, with product MSGHSKWATIRRKKGAIDAKRGAIFTRIAKEISVAAKDGGGDQEGNPRLRLAVTKAKAANMPKDNIERAIKKGTGGLEGMVYEECLYECYALGGVAIMVDVLTDKKSRTTPEIKSILTKLGGSLANAGAVSRLFERKGQITLKADQISEEALFDLALSAGAEDIQVNDGMYTVITAPAEYEAVQSALSTKGLNMEESEIKYIPMTTVEVNDKETAEKVMKLIENLEANDDVQGVSSNFELGDGVELD
- a CDS encoding GlsB/YeaQ/YmgE family stress response membrane protein, with protein sequence MFSFIWFLLIGLAAGWLAGRILRGRGFGIIANLVIGVVGSFLGGIVFGLLGFRSYGLIAELLVAVAGSILLIFIAGLIKKR